The Scyliorhinus torazame isolate Kashiwa2021f chromosome 29, sScyTor2.1, whole genome shotgun sequence genome includes the window ccgccatttaatgagatcatggctgatctttgtggactcagctccactctccggcccgtacaccatatccccaaatccctttttttcttaaaaacgtttaaagaaggagcctcaactgcttcacttggcaaggaattccagagattcacaaccctttgggtgaagaagttcctcctacactccgtcctaaatctacatccccttattttgaggctgtgccccctagttctgctttccccgaccagtggaaaccacctgcccgcatctatcctatctattcccttcataatttaaaatgtttcaataagatccccccccgcatccttccaaactccaatgagtacagtcccagtctactcaacctctcgtcataatctaatccccctcaactctgggatcaacctagtgaatctcctctgcactccctccagtgccaatatgtcctttctccggtaaggagaccaaaactgaacacaatactccagatgtggcctcaccaacaccctatacaattgcagcataacctcactagtcttgaactccatccctctagcaatgaaagacaaaactcgattagccgccttaatcacctgttgcacctgcacaccaactttttgcgactcgtgcaccagcacacacaggtccctctgcacagcagcatgttttaacatcttaccgtttaaaaaataatccattctgctgttgttcctcccaaaatggatagcctcacacttggcaacattgaattccatctgccagaccctagcccattcacctaacctatccaaatccttctgcagacttccggtatcctctgcactttttgctttaccactcatcttagtgttgtctgcaaacttggacacattgcacttggtccccaactccaaatcgtctatgtaaattgtgaacaactgcgggcccaacactgatccttgagggaccccactagttacaggttgccaaccagagaaacacccatttatccccactctctgctttctgtttgttaaccaatcctctacccatgctaccactttaccctcaatgccatgcatctttagtttatgcagcctatgtacccgaacaggtgccggaatgtggcaactaggggcttttcacagtaactccattgctgtgttgtgacgctaataaagatgacTATAGTTTTCAATAAACAATTTGTGGTCTTTTTAACAAGTTTTAAGAATCtgatatcagggcagcacggtggtgcaatggtagcactgcggcatcacggcgccgaggtcccaggttcgatcccggctctgggccactgtccgtgtggagtttgcacattctccccctgtttgagtgggtttcgcccccacaacccaaagatgtgcagggtgggtggattggccacgctaaattgccccttaattggaaaaaatgaattgggtactctaaatttataataaaaagaaTCTGATACCTAATATTAATCCTAATCGTCCATGAGCTTTTGTACAGTTGATTACAAATGTTGGCTGATAAGACctttttattattgtttttgtttgcTCACTGGAAAATTCTTTGTCTGAATGAAAATAAACATCAGCTTTTGTGACATGATCTGTGAATGCAATGGTTAATCCATGTTCTATAATGGCTTGACAAGAGAAAGTACTTCATCTGTGACCTTCTGACCTCCAGAATGCTGAGCTTGATTCAATAAGCCGAATGTCAATTCCTCAACAAAAAAAAACCACGTGTGCCAAGCAGCTTCCAGGTGATTTTGGGGCTCCCAAAGCCATCAAAAAACAGATGAGCTACCTGAAGGCcgtttgtattttttaaaaacctggttggggggggggggggggggggagaactaagCTACCTGCCCAATGTGAGCAGCACACTtatctgaccaccccccccccccccccccccccgaatggttAAGCTTTCCTCTGCGTGGTCACCTAGTTTACACTAAATGGATTGAGGCCTTGCTCTTTCTGCGATACTAGATAGATCCATAGGACCCCatccagtccttcgagcctgctccgacattcaatcagatcatggctgattcctGGGCTCGGtcccctccctacctgttccctgtATCCCTTTgatctgttttttttaaaatcagaaatgtatctgTCCCTCTTGACAATCCACCGCACTATGGAGCAGTGACTTTCTCAAATCGCTctcagaaatagtttctcctcatctcacttctaaatctaccgcctctcaacctgtatctgtgacctcttgttctcgaTTGGCCCACATTTAGGAACATTTtgatctacatttactttatcaatcccttttagtgttttatacacctcgatcaagatcccctcatctttctaaactccagcgagtacaagcccaaactgtttaatcactgctcatacatcaaccctttcatccccggaatcaatctggtgaatctcctctgacctGGCTCCAATGCCACTAaacccttcctcaaataaggagaccaaatctggtcacactgctccagatgtggtctccagATGTGGGTGCTCTTAATCTTCCCCTCCCATGGCATGGAGTTGAAAGCGAGAGAAGGCAAATTGGATATGATCACCTGTTGGTGATTTCCCTGCCTGTAAACTCTCCTCGAGGTCAATCTCTCGAAATATGAGGCTAGTTCTCCAAAAGGGGGAGTTCCCCGTTTCTAAAAGCAAAAATACATTTCCGTAGACCCTGGAGAGCCAAGTCTAGTGACCGCTCAAGtcgcttaacccccccccccccacccccacacacacacacaacctcttgTGTAGTATTCCTGCAGGCCCTTTGTTGCTTGTGTCAACTTTCTAGAAAACTGACTTTTAATCTCGCTGCTGCTTGATTAGCCAACAGGAACTTGATGCTTCTGCATTTGGTATCTAACCTGAATGATGAAGTGACTGGAGTTGGGGCTTAAAGGCAGCATGAAGCTTTACTTTGCGGGCGATGAAGAAACTGCGAGTGGTGGGGGAAAGAATGACTAATGTAGATTTTATCCAAAACATCAGTGGTGCAAATTTTGCGCTTCATGTCTACAGAACAGATACTTAACCGGTGATTTTCGTTCACTGTTCCCACCCACTTTTGTCTTTGAGAAATAAGCTGCTATCTTTAGGGTTCCTCAAACATTAATTATGCCTTTTTTTGTGTTATTTTGCTGTCCCGGTTTTGGCCTATAATTATCGTCCTCCTGAAACTCCTTGGGCAAGTGTTGCTCTGTGTTTGGGTGCGAGTACCAAAGGTTTAGAGCTGGACCACCTTGATCCTAggaaatattgtttttttttttttttttttttttttttgtttgtttcagaAACACATCCCTTCGATATGAAACCAGAAGGAGAAGGCATTCTGCTCTTCCTTCGAGCATGTTGCATCATTTTGGATCCTGCTGGATCTTCCACCTCCAATGCCTTTCCTCacgctatccccatatccctttactgTCGGGAAATCTGTCCTTCTCCATATTGATCGagcctggggtagagaattccaaagattcaccagcctgggtctcagtcctaaataataataaccttcattgtgacaagtaggtttacattaacgctgcaatgaagttactgtgaaagtccctagtcgccacattccggcgcctgttcgggtcacagagggagaattccgaatgtccaattcccctaacaagcacgtctttcgggacttgtgggaggaaacccacgcatacactgggacaatgtgcagactcctcacgggcagtgacccaagccgggaattgaacctgggaccctggtgctgtgaagcaacagtgctaaccactgctacggtGTCGCTCAAATGGCCtgcccactttttttttttttaacctctaaCCGTTTTCATGGGGTCTGAATGCTTTTGTGGAGTTGGAAGACTTGGGTTTGATCCATCGTGCCCATCAGATTTAAATGTTCATCAAACTTTAATAATATGTCTTCATGAATGTGACTGGCCAAGGCTAAATGATTTTCCGAGaagctctacagtgcaggaggagatcagtcCATCGGGtctccactgaccttcccacacccctgccctatccccctgtgccttgatcacggccaatccacctaacgtgcacacatttggactgtaggatacacctggaggaaacccatacaggcaTGGGGAAAGCGTGCAAACACAGTctctcccaaggctggaattgaacctgggtctctgacaCTGAGGCATCACTGccagccactgtgctgccatgctgtttTGGGGGTTTTCTATGATTTCCTTGGCTTTGCTGCATAATGCAGGTCATTAGTTTTGAATCTGCTGCAAGGGAGGGAGAATGAGTTGCAACAAATGCTGCATGGTCTCATTTCTTCCTGCTCGTTCTTGGGGTTTAATTTCCAGTTGATATTAAATTGGGAAAAACCCAGAGGTGGAACCCACCGGTTATATTTTAACTGAAATCCCATGCGACTTGCGCCATTGGTGAGTGACCTGTCTTATCTGATTTCATGTTCCAATAGGTTCTGGAAATGTTTGATGTTGACATGAAAGTTGGTGACACAGTCAAAATCAAGGTTTTTATTGACCCAGAAGCAGACCGGTAAGAGTTtaataaatctctctctctctctctctctctctctctctctctcctggtcctgCAACACTCAACAACCCTATTCCTTGAAATCTGGCCTCCTTGTACATTTCCCACCCCCATCAGTGAAGGCTGGGTGGAGTTGAGGAATTATagaacagaggccattcggcccacttgctcagcttccaccccatccccataatccaataacccctcctaacctttttggacacctaagggcaatttagcatggccaatccagctaacctgcacgtctttggactgtgggaggaaacccacgcagacactgggagaatgtctgtgcagaatctgcacagtgacccaagccgggaatcgaacctgggaccctggcgctgtgaagccacagtgctatccacttgtgctaccatgctaccctaaacttctttgtctttttttttaaagaaaagagaTGCTCCTTAATTTTGACCAAACTGCTTCTCATCCGTCATCTTCATGCCACTGTTGATCTGGCACCAAACTTTGCCTCGTGGGTCTACGGGTCATTGACTGGAAGTGTGCAGTACAAGCCAGGAATCCCAGTTGGTTAAGGCAGACATTGAGTGCCCCTCTTTCGGATGCAGTCAGAAGGGCACTAATGATGTCACTGCAGTTGTATAGGCATCTGAGACTTGATACCTTGAGCTTGCATAAGTTACACCCGGGGAGAGTCGGCAGCGATGCAGACAGGTTGCCAGATGTCTAgcatctctggaattcagctccaaCATGAGCTTAAATTGGCAGTAATTCTAGGAAGGAATATTTCACGTTTTTTGATTTTTGGTGAGATCTAGAATGGTATGCTGGCACTAGTCCGCTTGAACATGTAGAATGACAAACGTTGAGTGGTTTAATGATGGGATTAGGGCCTTCCATATTCCTGGTTGAATGTAATGTGGATCTTGTTTGTGTGATCCAGTTAGTTTGATTTGTGCAattgatttatttaaaaaaaaaacaaaaaaacaaaatctttcttattgtcacaaataggctcacattaacactgcaatgaagttactgtgaaaatcccctagtcgccactttccggcgcctgttcgggtacactgggggagaattccgaatgtccattacctaacagcacgtctttcgggacttgtgggaggaaaccggagcacctggaggaaacccacgcagacactgggagaacgtccgcgcacagtgacccaagccaggaatcgaacctgggaccctggagctgtgaagcaacagtgctacccactgtgttactgtgccgcccagtAGTTCTCACTACCCAGCCCTTCTGAGTGCTGTCGTCAATGAATTGCAAAACAGTTAAAATACAGTTTTGTGAGTGATTACTTTTCTCTTCACCTGGTCAATATTTGATTCTCCAATCATGAATTATTGGTCAGGAGGGGCATGTTTTGGATATGGTGTACTGTACGGTTTGTCGCTGAACCTAGTAATTAAAATATTTGAGTTTGAACTTTACCATGGCCGTTTTGAGGAAATTAAAAGCAGTGTTCAGAAAGtgaagctgtttttttttttctctgcttTTGTGAGAATGAGGAAGTGTTTcttgcctgaccccccccccccccccccccgcaaacacatGGTTGTGTCAAAGCTGCTAACGGATTGCAGAACTCTTCCCCAGGACTGCTGGAGGTGTATGGATGGTAAATAACAGCCTTGCCCACATTGAGTGAAACTAGCGATCTTATTGTTTAAAAAGTTTAAAAGTTAGCATCTTTCGGAAGGTGGCATATGGAGCTGGAATGTTTTTATTTTCCTGTTGCAGGTTTGCAATTAGCCTGGGAAAGGATGACTTGGAGTTGGCATTGCACTTCAACCCTCGGTTTGATGACGATCAAGATGATCAGGTGATTGTCTTTAACAGTAAAGAAGATGGTGAGTGGTGTACAGAGCAGCGAGAGGACTCCTTCTTCATGTTCGAGAAGGGAGAATGCTTTaaggtgagcatgggagactgtgatCTAATTTCCCCGCGGTTGATTTGACGAAGGAATCGTCCTCCAGGGTGGGTTGGCCTTGGGAATCTGAGTCTGGTGACACTGAGTCTCACTGAGTCACTCGGTCTCTTGCTCCATTCTGGCGGGAAGCGGAATCTAAACAAGAGGCCTGAATGAAGTGGGGATGTGAAGCATTGGTTGACCCGAATCCTAACTCCTCCTGAGTGCCGTGCGTGTTGTGTTCAGTCTGTTCTCCTGTTGCAAATGATCCACCCAGCGCCTCTCTGTAAATCCTCCCCATGTTAATCATACTGTGTAGCTGTCCCAATACGACAGGTATTGTCAGCCAGGGTTGACTTAATTTGCTAAAGGCACTCGGAATGAGAGAACCTGTTGGCAAAGCCATAAATGACGAATACTTTGAATATGCAAGTTTTTAAGGGACAATGGATTGAGATCCAATTGGAGTTGAAGTATTGGTCTATCctggaagaaaggctgagggacttgaggctgttttcgttagagagaagaaggttaagaggtgacttaattgaggcatacaagatgatcagaggattggatagggtagacagtgagtctttttcctcggatggtgatgtctagcacgaggggacatagctttaaattgaggggtgatagatataagacagatgtcagaggtaggttctttactcagagtagtaagggcttagaatgccctgcctgcaacagtagtggactcgccaacactaagggcattcaaatggtcattggatagacatatggacgataagggaatagtgtagatgggctttagagtggtttcccaggtcggcccaacatcgagggccgaacgtGCTGTTATGTTCTATCCTATTTcctctggaggggagggggggagggaacaaaGGGGTAACACTTAAAATGGCCATTCGGggatgatgtcaggaagcacttcgaGTTGCTTCTGTCACCTCAACAATTTAGCCCAGGTCCATCTGCTGCCATAGTTAATTTGCGTCCCATCAGTCTGTGCTGTCATTTTGTGTTCTGACACGATGCCTGTAAAGAAACTGGACCATGCTTAAAAAGCCAGGACATCTCTTGCATTATTGAGTAGCCTGCCATGtcgaggcaacactgcggtttaaaCCTACCAGCTCATTTTAATCCTTGTGCCTAACCCACTGTGTACTCCGGATGCCAGTTTGGCTGCAATAAAATGCTGCTTTCCTTGCCAGAGGATTTTGCGTTCCTCTGCCTCTCCCAAGCTGTATCCACCTGACTTGGATGAGGGCCCGGTTTCTGTTCTCCAGTGCCGGGATTACATTGAGCAAGAAATTAAATTTGCATTTATCAGATGTAATGCTTTAAGCCATGCCTGGGCTATAATGGGCTTTTGCCTTTTGGATACGATCTGCCTTGTAGTCCCTATTAACATAACATTCTTCAGCTTCACTGTCTAATTCCTGTTGGTGCTTTTGTGAGACTGATTTGCTCTCTCCAAGTGCCCAAATTGTTACCCAAGTTTCAGTTCAAATCCTTGTCGGAGAAGCTACTGTTTATATTTGTCTCAATCGCATCGGGCCCATCACTCGTAATCTAATCTAATCATCACCCTGCGGCACTGGTAGGTGTAAAACTGTAGTGTTTATTGAAGTTTGTTGTGGAAAAGCTCGCATCAAAGCCTTGGCAGTGGATTGCTTGTGACTCGCTGTTTTATATTGTTCTCCACAGTGACGGCACAAGAGGCTTTTCGGCCTGTCTTGTGCCAGCTTGCCAAAGGAGCAAATCTGCCTTCTCTccgcattcttccttttcagataattaaTTCTCCCTCGAAGAGAATCTCACTctgggtagtgcattccagaccctaatcacTTGTTATTTGCACCATAGATGTCACTATTGCTGCTTTTTatacatgtcctatgtttttctgtctggactgtacacaaacAATACCTTTTCACTGTACACAGGACAAATCTCaaatcttttgccaattaccttgaaTCAAGTTCTCCTTGTTCTCGATCCTCTCACCAATAGGAAgagctctccccatttcccccacccctCCTGATTTTTGAACGCCTATCAAATCACCTCTACTTTTGCCAAGGAAgacatggtgcccagaactggactggATACAACTGGCCACTTGAGGTTGAACCAGTGCATTCTATAAATGTTTAACACCACTTGATTTTCATACTCTGAATAGTTCATAACCCACTCAAACCCTTTCCCTGAGCCAGTACCCCGTATCCtgcagcttgtggggggatgggactgCCTTGTGCATCAATAGTGTTTGGATAGCCAGCTGGGGTAGTTTGATCTAGACAAAGGGATAAGGTAACGATGCTGCAAATTTAGCTATATAACCATGGCAGCTGGCATTATTGGGGGCATTCGCTGTTCAACTTTTGGTTTTGTTGGTTTCCATTCAGTGCCCGTATCACCTGCCTCGAGGATTCAGAGTAGTGTTATTTTACACTTCTGTTCTTCGAGAACTTGTGCTTTGCTTTGGGTGTTACACTAGGTGGCAGCCTTTTCTAACGTGTAACTGTATGCAGTGTGGCTTGCAGACATACAATTCTCTCAAAACACAGCCTGCCTCCCATCTAAATGACTGGGTGTGTGGTATGTGTAACCCCCAGCATTAACTGCCTGTGTCTGTAGCAGTGCTCTGGACCAATGTGGATTAGGATTTGACTTTTATTTGTCTCGTTTTACACCTGAATAATTGTACACTGCTGTTGGAGAGGCGAAGGAACTGGAGGTTGGGCTGGGAAATGCTGCTTGTGCAAGGCTGATCCCCTCTGTTCGAGAAGGAACTGACACGATCCAGATGTAAATGGGAGTGTTCAAGTCATGATGCAGGAGTGACTGATATCTAGGAGTACAATGGGATTGactacttatttaaaaaaaaaaaaaagtgtttcaaATTGATCCATGCTAAAGCTATCTTTTCATTGAACGGTGAAAATTGTATAACATTTTCTAATTTCCTTTAAttttctttaaattttttttttgttcCAATATTAAACCCTTGTTTATTTTGCAGCTTTTCTTGTGGGGCTCTGGGTATCTTTGCTTTCCAAACACCCTAAAAACCAACTGGCTGATTTTATTGGTCTTCCAAAAGCGTTTCCTGCCCCACCTTGTATCTGTATCCATTGATCACCCTTGGAAGGTGCTCCTGTTGAGTTTGGGCTCGGCAGTAGAGCAGGAAGCCTGGTAATTGGGCCGTCAGCATCAAGTGGCACCTCTGGTTTTTTTAACAGCTCCTGCAGTGACATGGTCAATGACGTTTCTCTGCTTATTCACAGTAGAAATTTATTGGTGTTAAAAGCACCAGGTACAACAAGTTGTCACGCGCTGCTGTATCCAACCTTGTAGCATCCTCTTTGTTCAGTGGGACTTCACTGATGCAGATTTGTAAAGGCTAGATCCTCATCtgcatgtggtggtgagctgccttattaacctctgcagtccatgtggtgtaggtacatccacagtacaGTGACGGAACAGCGATTTATATTTCCAAAATCCGGGTGGGAGTgaccttggaggggaacctcccaagtggtggggtccccaggtatctggtGCCCCTTGGCCTTTTagttggtagtggtcgtgggtttttggaaggtgctgcattgggagccttggtgagttcctgctgtgcatcttgtagatggtacacgtggctgccactgttcatagtggtggacggtttgaatatttgtaggtgggggggggggggtgctttgtcctggatggtgttgagcttgtgtTGTTAGAGCCTCACTCATCtcagcaagtggggagtattccattacactcctgacttgtgcctggtaagGTGGACATATTAAGGGAGTTGACTCTGTAAATTCGCTcctgacattaaaaaaaaaaaaaaactccagcTGAGTAAGCCCTGAGTCATTTGGATAAAGCTGGTGTCAATTTTGTACACACAAGGTGCAGAAGGAATGGTTCAGGTGAATAGTGCGATGCATTGAACAGGAACTTGATAACCACACTGTGGGTGAAAGGAATATGCTGATGGGGGTAAGATTTGGAATGTCCTGTGCATCacctttccctttttaaaaaaaaataaaataaaataaaataaaatgtttttGACCGACATCTTCTCTCCTCTTGCCTCCACAGTTTTCCATTACGTTCCTCGGGGAGAAATTTGAGATCAAGTTGCCTGACTACGTACTGGAGTTCTCTAACCGGACCTCCATGGATACAATGACCTTCCTTTCTGTGCAGGGAGATGTTCGAGTCAAGTCCCTGAAATTTGATTATTGACTTTTTTTTCCTTTAGCTGTTTAATGAAAATGGTGGGCCTTCATGGAGAAGAATATTACTTTTTCCTGTTTTTTGGGAGGGGGTAGTGCAAGTGTAGGAAGGTAGAATTTTTCACCTCCAACTATATTTTCTGAGCTACTTCAAACTGCATTTCCCAAATGGAAAAGACACTCCCTATACCCCCACCCCCTTGGCTATAGGATATGAAGACTTGCCTTTCAATCCATTTTGTACATGCCTCTCTAACCAAGTTCCGAATCCAGCT containing:
- the LOC140404052 gene encoding 16 kDa beta-galactoside-binding lectin-like; translation: MKTVLEMFDVDMKVGDTVKIKVFIDPEADRFAISLGKDDLELALHFNPRFDDDQDDQVIVFNSKEDGEWCTEQREDSFFMFEKGECFKFSITFLGEKFEIKLPDYVLEFSNRTSMDTMTFLSVQGDVRVKSLKFDY